From a single Adhaeribacter swui genomic region:
- a CDS encoding InlB B-repeat-containing protein, producing the protein MRVKLVLLFVFGFWWLTSNAQVAVDNAFGHIQTQTRHLLQEITLAQTPDRPDLLIPRSLTLTGTLKLVATKDWTSGFFPGSLWFLYEHTKDPFWLAQAQAYTAKLAPEQYDTGTHDVGFKIYCSYGTGYRLQPNATYRNAIIQAAKSLATRFNAKTGCIRSWDHSTNLFQYPVIIDNMMNLELLFAATRLTGDISYYNIAVSHANTTLLNHFRPDGSSWHVVDYDANTGQVLKKDTFQGYSSSSAWARGQAWALYSYTMCYRETKNPVYLQHAEKIAAFILNHPRLPVDLIPYWDFDAPLIPNEPRDASAAAIIASALYELSTYSTQASSYLATADKIMTTLSTQYISPAEQNRGFTLLHSTGHKPAGTEIDVPIIFAEYYYLEALMRREQPNTAPVLNPIGNKTITVGQTVSFTASATDANASQTKMYSLIKPPTGSSINSTTGVFSWKPTQAGTFPFTVKVTDTGSPVLTDEELVTVTVKPVPTYTLQVNVTTGGSVTKNPNQTSYPSGTTVTLTATPASGYRFTGWSGAATGTTNPLPITMTVNKSITANFTPAGPQVVSFTLMNATTDQPIRNLVANDVINLALVKNLNIRANTNPATTGRVVFSLSGAQTRNITETTTPYALFGDNTGNYNNWTPITGNYTLKATAYSAASGGTAGPPLTVSFKVENRAIASTILAVAYPVPTTIGQVQVNPGSAWQGEVVYTLVSEVGQTLATGELKLSEPTSQLEFNFSKHMPTRGIYYLHLHNKDSNQQKVVLRLMKE; encoded by the coding sequence ATGAGGGTTAAATTAGTTCTATTATTTGTATTTGGATTTTGGTGGTTAACTAGTAATGCTCAAGTAGCGGTGGATAATGCGTTTGGGCACATACAAACCCAAACCAGGCACTTACTTCAAGAAATTACCTTAGCGCAAACGCCCGACCGGCCCGATTTACTTATTCCGCGTTCGCTCACCCTTACAGGCACGTTAAAGCTGGTAGCTACGAAAGATTGGACTAGTGGCTTTTTTCCGGGGAGCTTATGGTTTTTATATGAGCACACCAAAGACCCGTTCTGGTTAGCGCAAGCCCAAGCTTATACCGCCAAACTCGCCCCCGAGCAGTACGACACGGGTACCCACGACGTAGGTTTTAAAATTTACTGCAGCTACGGCACTGGTTATAGGCTTCAGCCTAATGCCACGTATCGCAATGCTATTATACAAGCAGCAAAATCGTTAGCTACGCGGTTTAACGCAAAAACAGGTTGTATCCGATCCTGGGATCATAGTACTAACTTGTTCCAATACCCCGTAATTATTGACAACATGATGAACTTGGAGTTGCTGTTTGCGGCTACCCGGTTAACCGGGGATATATCGTATTATAACATTGCGGTATCGCATGCAAATACCACCTTGCTAAACCACTTCCGCCCGGATGGGAGCTCCTGGCACGTGGTGGACTATGACGCCAATACTGGCCAGGTACTAAAAAAAGACACTTTTCAGGGTTATAGTAGTTCGTCGGCTTGGGCTCGAGGCCAAGCTTGGGCCTTGTATAGCTACACCATGTGCTACCGCGAAACTAAGAACCCGGTATATCTGCAACACGCCGAAAAAATTGCCGCATTTATTCTAAATCACCCACGATTGCCCGTTGACTTAATACCTTACTGGGACTTTGATGCACCTCTTATTCCAAATGAGCCGCGCGATGCTTCTGCAGCTGCTATTATCGCGTCTGCTCTGTACGAATTAAGCACCTACAGCACGCAAGCCAGTAGTTATTTGGCTACCGCCGATAAAATAATGACCACCCTTTCTACCCAGTACATTTCACCAGCAGAACAAAACCGGGGATTTACCTTGCTGCATAGCACCGGGCACAAACCCGCCGGAACCGAAATAGATGTACCTATTATTTTTGCGGAGTATTATTACCTAGAAGCATTGATGCGCCGGGAACAACCCAATACGGCTCCAGTGCTTAACCCCATTGGCAACAAAACCATTACTGTTGGCCAAACTGTAAGCTTTACAGCTTCGGCCACTGATGCAAATGCAAGCCAAACTAAAATGTATTCTTTAATTAAGCCCCCCACCGGATCTTCTATTAATTCCACCACGGGAGTTTTTAGTTGGAAACCTACGCAGGCAGGCACGTTCCCCTTTACTGTAAAAGTAACCGATACAGGTTCGCCGGTTTTAACCGATGAAGAACTTGTAACCGTTACCGTAAAACCGGTTCCTACTTATACTTTGCAGGTAAATGTTACGACTGGTGGCTCTGTTACTAAAAATCCTAATCAAACCAGTTACCCCAGCGGTACTACGGTTACTTTAACGGCAACGCCGGCCAGTGGCTATCGCTTCACTGGCTGGTCTGGTGCTGCCACGGGAACAACCAATCCCTTGCCAATAACCATGACAGTTAATAAAAGTATTACGGCTAACTTTACTCCTGCCGGACCGCAGGTGGTAAGCTTTACCTTGATGAATGCCACAACCGATCAGCCCATCCGAAATTTAGTTGCCAACGATGTTATTAACCTAGCCTTGGTCAAAAATTTAAATATTCGGGCTAACACGAACCCCGCCACCACCGGCCGCGTGGTATTTAGCTTAAGCGGTGCGCAAACCCGAAACATTACGGAAACTACAACTCCCTATGCTTTATTCGGCGATAATACGGGCAACTACAACAACTGGACACCCATTACAGGTAATTATACTTTAAAGGCTACGGCCTACTCTGCGGCTAGTGGCGGCACGGCAGGCCCACCTTTAACCGTAAGTTTTAAAGTAGAAAATCGCGCGATAGCCAGTACTATATTGGCGGTAGCTTATCCTGTGCCTACTACAATAGGCCAAGTTCAGGTAAATCCTGGCTCTGCCTGGCAAGGAGAGGTAGTATATACGCTGGTATCGGAAGTGGGGCAAACTTTAGCTACAGGAGAACTAAAATTAAGCGAACCAACCAGCCAGCTAGAGTTTAATTTTTCTAAACACATGCCGACCAGAGGAATCTACTACTTACACCTGCATAACAAAGATAGCAACCAGCAAAAAGTAGTATTAAGGCTTATGAAAGAATAA
- a CDS encoding family 43 glycosylhydrolase, giving the protein MKYSFASKFLILPLILVYSFFINPESADAQSGAATSGQQKLTYQNPVFNHDFPDPNLVQAPDGYFYSYSTQANWSRDNFGGPFITPILRSRDLVNWEKVGDALTKKPDWKEKGGIWAPDAVYYKGKYFLYYSFSTWGDPNPGIGVATSDKPEGPFTDHGKLFLSKEIGVDNSIDAFFFEDKGVPYLVWGSFHGIYGVELSEDGTQVKGEKFKLAGTAYEGSYIHKKGKYYYYLGSTGTCCEGEKSTYEVKVGRSKKFKGPYLDKNKKPLLENGGTQLLSKNTGPTGFVGPGHNGDLVTDKAGQTWMLYHGFRKDSPETGRVMLLDKIEWKKKWPVIKTAQPSITPQEGPVF; this is encoded by the coding sequence ATGAAGTATTCTTTCGCTTCTAAATTCCTGATTTTACCGCTTATTCTGGTTTACAGCTTTTTTATAAATCCCGAATCAGCTGATGCTCAATCCGGCGCAGCTACCAGCGGCCAGCAAAAGCTTACCTATCAAAATCCGGTATTTAATCATGATTTTCCGGATCCTAATCTGGTACAAGCCCCGGATGGCTATTTCTATTCGTATTCTACTCAGGCTAATTGGTCGAGGGATAATTTTGGCGGGCCTTTTATAACTCCGATTTTGCGCTCCAGAGATTTGGTAAACTGGGAGAAAGTAGGCGATGCGCTGACCAAAAAACCGGATTGGAAGGAAAAAGGCGGTATTTGGGCACCCGATGCGGTCTACTACAAAGGCAAATACTTCCTGTACTATTCTTTCTCTACCTGGGGCGACCCGAACCCAGGCATTGGCGTAGCTACTTCTGATAAACCCGAAGGCCCCTTTACCGACCATGGCAAGTTGTTTCTGAGTAAAGAAATTGGCGTAGATAATTCCATCGATGCATTTTTCTTCGAGGATAAAGGCGTACCGTACTTAGTCTGGGGCAGTTTTCACGGGATTTACGGCGTAGAGCTTTCCGAGGACGGTACCCAAGTAAAAGGCGAAAAATTTAAACTGGCCGGCACCGCTTACGAAGGTTCTTACATCCATAAAAAAGGCAAATACTATTATTACCTAGGCTCTACCGGCACCTGCTGCGAAGGCGAAAAAAGCACTTACGAAGTAAAAGTAGGCCGATCTAAAAAGTTTAAAGGTCCTTACCTGGATAAAAACAAGAAACCGTTGCTCGAAAATGGCGGCACCCAGCTCTTAAGTAAAAACACCGGCCCAACGGGCTTTGTCGGCCCCGGGCACAATGGTGATTTGGTAACGGACAAAGCCGGCCAAACCTGGATGCTCTACCACGGCTTCCGGAAAGACAGCCCGGAAACGGGCAGGGTAATGCTACTGGATAAAATTGAATGGAAAAAGAAGTGGCCGGTAATTAAAACAGCGCAACCATCCATAACGCCGCAAGAAGGGCCAGTTTTTTAA
- a CDS encoding glycoside hydrolase family 43 protein: MKKFKKTDALLLALTIFWSALTAQAQDKTFTNPLLPNGPDPWAYRHTDGNYYFMSTGGNKLAIYKSKTLSGIKQVSPQVIWTPPAAGPNSKDIWAPEIHFLDGKWYIYYTATDKANPGDKTRYVFVLENASQDPLTGTWVDKGKINTNYSGLDGSVFEHRGKRYFLYSAYVGPQSRLFIAEMKNPWTISEKQIEIAKPTYDWEKFKDREILEGPQFLMGQKGTLHIIYSASACWDDNYALGMLTASATSDLLSGKTWQKAPAPVFKASPENNVYGPGHNSFTKSPDGKEDWIVYHAKSEANGACSGRSTRIQKFTWKPNGTPDFGIPLAIETAITKPSGE; this comes from the coding sequence ATGAAAAAATTTAAAAAAACAGATGCTCTGCTTTTAGCATTAACAATTTTTTGGAGTGCTTTAACTGCCCAGGCGCAGGATAAAACCTTTACCAATCCGCTGTTGCCCAACGGACCGGACCCTTGGGCTTACCGGCATACCGACGGCAATTACTACTTTATGTCTACGGGCGGCAATAAACTGGCTATTTACAAATCGAAAACTTTGAGCGGTATTAAACAAGTCAGCCCGCAGGTAATCTGGACGCCACCCGCCGCCGGGCCAAACAGCAAAGACATCTGGGCGCCCGAAATCCATTTCTTAGATGGCAAGTGGTACATCTACTACACGGCCACGGACAAAGCCAACCCCGGCGATAAAACCCGCTACGTGTTTGTTTTGGAAAACGCCAGCCAAGACCCACTCACCGGCACCTGGGTAGATAAAGGCAAAATAAATACGAATTACTCTGGCCTGGATGGGTCGGTGTTTGAGCACCGCGGCAAACGTTATTTTTTGTATTCGGCGTACGTGGGGCCGCAAAGCCGCTTGTTTATCGCGGAAATGAAAAACCCCTGGACCATCAGCGAGAAGCAAATAGAAATTGCCAAGCCTACTTATGACTGGGAAAAGTTTAAAGACCGCGAAATTCTGGAAGGACCGCAGTTCTTAATGGGGCAGAAAGGTACTTTGCACATTATTTACTCGGCCAGTGCGTGTTGGGACGATAATTACGCGTTGGGCATGCTTACCGCTTCGGCTACAAGCGATTTATTATCCGGGAAAACCTGGCAAAAAGCCCCTGCTCCAGTTTTTAAAGCCTCCCCGGAAAACAACGTATACGGCCCGGGCCACAACAGTTTTACCAAATCGCCGGACGGCAAAGAAGATTGGATTGTGTACCACGCCAAGTCCGAAGCAAACGGCGCATGCAGTGGCCGCAGCACACGTATTCAAAAGTTTACCTGGAAGCCAAATGGTACTCCGGATTTCGGGATACCTTTAGCCATTGAAACTGCCATTACAAAACCATCCGGGGAGTAA
- a CDS encoding DUF6807 domain-containing protein — translation MQQIKKKPVGAGIFLVVLIISAGFILKKQSAVETKAQKFTLVADAKNKRVDVLVDGQPFTSYFYPNDLMKPVLYPIRTSKGTLITRGWPYDPRPGERVDHPHHVGLWFNYGDVNGLDFWNNSTAIEASKKNGYGTIKHNKILKMTNGDNQAELAVTMDWQKPDGTNLLREDTRFIFSGSGNSRYIDRITTLTALKEEVLFKDNKEGVIGLRLARELEHPSDKPEVFTDASGKATPVAKLNNEGVTGKYRSSEGKEGDAVWGTRGKWVNLTGTIKAEPVSLVLLDNPQNVGFPTYWHARGYGLFAANPLGQKAMSEGKEELNFKLAPGKSVTFRHRLIVHSGSNLTDEQVNAEYQKFAGKNSKL, via the coding sequence ATGCAGCAAATAAAAAAGAAGCCTGTTGGGGCCGGTATATTTCTGGTAGTTCTTATAATCAGCGCCGGTTTTATTTTAAAAAAACAAAGTGCCGTTGAAACTAAAGCCCAAAAATTTACGCTGGTAGCTGATGCCAAAAACAAACGGGTAGATGTGCTGGTAGATGGCCAACCTTTTACTTCGTACTTCTACCCAAATGATTTAATGAAACCGGTGTTGTACCCCATCCGCACCAGTAAAGGCACGCTTATTACCCGGGGCTGGCCCTACGATCCGCGACCAGGCGAACGCGTAGACCATCCGCACCACGTGGGTTTGTGGTTTAACTACGGCGATGTAAACGGCCTCGATTTCTGGAATAACTCTACCGCCATTGAAGCCAGCAAGAAAAACGGGTACGGCACCATTAAACACAACAAAATTTTAAAAATGACCAATGGCGATAACCAGGCCGAACTCGCCGTAACCATGGATTGGCAAAAGCCCGACGGTACCAACTTGCTCCGCGAAGACACCCGCTTTATTTTTAGCGGCTCCGGCAACAGCCGCTACATCGACCGCATTACTACGCTCACTGCTTTAAAAGAAGAAGTATTATTTAAAGACAACAAAGAAGGCGTGATTGGTTTGCGGTTAGCCCGGGAACTGGAACACCCTTCCGATAAGCCCGAAGTATTTACTGATGCCAGCGGCAAAGCTACGCCGGTAGCTAAACTAAATAACGAAGGCGTTACGGGTAAATACCGCAGCTCCGAAGGCAAAGAAGGCGATGCCGTGTGGGGTACCCGGGGCAAGTGGGTAAACTTAACCGGCACCATTAAAGCCGAACCTGTTTCGCTGGTGCTACTGGATAATCCGCAGAACGTGGGTTTTCCTACGTATTGGCACGCACGCGGCTACGGTTTATTTGCGGCTAACCCCCTGGGCCAGAAAGCAATGAGCGAAGGCAAAGAAGAGTTAAACTTTAAACTGGCCCCCGGTAAATCGGTTACCTTCCGCCACCGCCTGATTGTGCACTCCGGCAGCAATTTAACCGACGAGCAGGTAAACGCCGAATACCAGAAATTCGCCGGTAAAAACAGCAAGCTGTAA
- a CDS encoding Gfo/Idh/MocA family protein encodes MENNKENSRRDFIKKAALGTIGVAAMGISAKSYGRILGANDRVNVGIVGFSSRFKSSLVPSFMDHQKELNFAFMGVSDIWNRRRDEAEAYIKEKTGMKIKKYRNNDELYGNKDIDAVIISTADFQHALMGVEAVKAGRDAYIEKPMAESMDDARAILKAVEESDRIVQIGSQRRSAPNYIAANEFIRSGKFGDITMVEMCWNVNQPGRWRVPLTKEIRKEDTDWDRFLMNRPKEAWDPRKYLEFRLFYPYSTGIPGQWMSHQIDTVHWFTGLDHPRSVSANGGIYMWKDGRKNADTMTAVFDYGPKDDMSKGFQVVFSSRFHNGAGGTKELYYSNGGMMNLDTNKITSEGGLTQRMADEMGMKANLLQEFTLPNATKIETAANTGGDPMTSLHMRNWMECVRSRKTPNASVRAGYNHSVANQMTYAALTTGKKISFDDTKQDLILS; translated from the coding sequence ATGGAAAATAATAAAGAAAATTCCCGGAGAGATTTTATTAAAAAAGCGGCGCTCGGTACCATTGGCGTAGCCGCCATGGGCATCAGTGCGAAAAGCTACGGCCGCATTTTAGGCGCCAACGATCGCGTAAATGTGGGTATTGTGGGTTTCTCCAGCCGGTTTAAAAGCTCCCTGGTTCCTTCGTTCATGGACCATCAGAAAGAGTTGAATTTTGCTTTTATGGGAGTTTCGGACATCTGGAACCGCCGCCGCGACGAAGCAGAAGCCTATATTAAGGAAAAAACCGGCATGAAAATTAAAAAATACCGGAACAACGACGAACTCTACGGAAATAAAGATATTGATGCCGTTATTATTTCTACCGCCGATTTTCAGCATGCTTTAATGGGTGTGGAAGCCGTAAAAGCCGGCCGCGACGCTTACATTGAAAAACCCATGGCCGAAAGCATGGACGATGCCCGGGCCATTTTAAAAGCGGTAGAAGAATCGGACCGGATTGTGCAGATTGGTTCGCAGCGCCGCAGTGCCCCCAACTACATTGCCGCCAACGAGTTTATCCGGTCGGGTAAATTCGGCGATATTACCATGGTAGAAATGTGCTGGAACGTAAACCAGCCGGGCCGCTGGCGGGTGCCGCTTACCAAAGAAATCCGGAAAGAAGATACCGACTGGGACCGTTTTTTAATGAACCGGCCCAAAGAAGCCTGGGACCCCCGGAAATATTTAGAGTTCCGTTTGTTTTATCCGTACTCCACCGGTATTCCGGGCCAATGGATGTCGCACCAGATTGATACCGTGCATTGGTTTACCGGCCTGGACCACCCCCGGAGCGTATCGGCCAACGGCGGTATTTACATGTGGAAAGACGGCCGCAAAAACGCCGACACCATGACCGCGGTATTTGATTACGGCCCAAAAGACGATATGAGCAAAGGCTTCCAGGTAGTGTTCTCTTCGCGGTTCCATAACGGGGCCGGCGGTACCAAAGAACTGTATTACTCCAACGGCGGTATGATGAACCTGGATACCAACAAAATAACTTCTGAAGGCGGTTTAACCCAAAGAATGGCCGATGAAATGGGTATGAAAGCCAATTTGCTGCAGGAGTTTACCTTGCCTAATGCCACCAAAATAGAAACTGCCGCTAACACCGGCGGCGACCCCATGACTTCTTTGCACATGCGCAACTGGATGGAATGCGTGCGCAGCCGTAAAACCCCGAATGCTTCGGTACGGGCCGGTTACAACCACTCCGTAGCTAACCAAATGACGTACGCCGCTTTAACTACTGGCAAGAAAATAAGCTTCGACGATACCAAGCAGGATTTAATTCTCAGCTAG
- a CDS encoding 3-keto-disaccharide hydrolase, with translation MINLKLCILTGSVVFSLWGTGFAQTSASKTKAAGSAVNTLTAAEKKQGWQLLFDGKTTNGWRGAHRETFPTQGWQVKNGELSVLQSDGAESQNGGDIVTKEEYGNFELTLEAKLTEGANSGVKYFVTEKEPPHPGSAIGLEYQILDDDRHPDAKMGKNGNRTISSLYDLIPAKNKNAKPIGEWNQVRIVSKNNHVEHWLNGTKVVEFTRASPEYRALVAESKYKNYPNFGEAATGHILLQDHGNTVHYRNIKIRKI, from the coding sequence ATGATAAATTTAAAATTATGTATTCTTACTGGTTCAGTTGTTTTCAGCTTATGGGGTACTGGTTTCGCCCAAACAAGCGCAAGTAAAACCAAGGCGGCTGGCAGCGCGGTAAATACCTTAACCGCCGCCGAAAAAAAGCAAGGCTGGCAATTACTCTTCGATGGTAAAACCACCAACGGCTGGCGCGGCGCGCACCGCGAAACTTTCCCGACGCAGGGCTGGCAGGTAAAGAATGGGGAGTTATCGGTGCTGCAATCCGATGGAGCCGAATCGCAGAACGGCGGCGACATTGTAACGAAAGAAGAATACGGGAACTTTGAGTTAACTCTGGAAGCCAAACTTACCGAAGGCGCCAATAGTGGCGTAAAATACTTTGTAACCGAAAAAGAGCCTCCGCATCCCGGTTCCGCTATTGGTTTAGAATATCAGATCCTCGACGACGATCGCCACCCCGACGCTAAAATGGGAAAAAACGGCAACCGCACTATCAGCTCTTTATACGATTTAATTCCGGCCAAAAACAAAAACGCCAAACCCATTGGCGAGTGGAACCAGGTGCGCATTGTATCTAAAAACAACCACGTGGAACATTGGCTAAACGGTACCAAAGTAGTGGAGTTTACCCGCGCCAGTCCGGAATACCGGGCTCTGGTAGCCGAAAGTAAATACAAGAATTACCCCAACTTCGGCGAGGCCGCTACAGGGCACATTCTCTTGCAGGACCACGGCAACACGGTGCATTACCGCAACATTAAAATCAGGAAAATTTAA
- a CDS encoding sugar phosphate isomerase/epimerase family protein, with protein sequence MSQEISRRRFLSQISLAATALPLAVFSSNALAAVLAQNGIKLGYSAITWEGNDMQAIKEIAALGFTGIQLRANAYQEYGQKPAELKKILDDAKLELAMLSSGNANINTGNDEGEIKKHVEHAKFVKALGGKYIQVTNSSRPKTGTPTQEDLVKYGKLLTEVGKRTQAVGIQTAYHNHMHQLGETPEEVDVIMQTVDPKYVSLLLDIGHYHQGGGDPAKAIRQYKSQLKALHIKDVRDKNAIDPKRPYQFVELGQGKVNLPQVFAALKEIKFNGYAIVELDAVPEKGRTPLESGQIGRDYLKNQLKFSI encoded by the coding sequence ATGTCACAAGAAATATCCCGCCGCCGCTTTCTCTCGCAAATAAGTTTGGCCGCCACGGCACTGCCTTTAGCTGTTTTTTCTTCCAATGCTTTAGCGGCTGTTTTGGCGCAAAACGGCATCAAGTTAGGCTACTCGGCTATTACCTGGGAAGGCAACGATATGCAAGCTATTAAAGAAATCGCGGCGCTGGGTTTTACCGGTATTCAGTTGCGGGCTAACGCCTACCAGGAGTACGGCCAGAAACCAGCCGAATTAAAAAAGATTCTGGACGACGCCAAGTTAGAACTGGCCATGCTTTCGAGCGGCAACGCCAACATAAACACTGGCAACGACGAAGGCGAGATTAAAAAACACGTAGAGCACGCCAAATTCGTGAAAGCTTTAGGCGGTAAATACATTCAGGTAACTAATTCGTCGAGGCCCAAAACCGGCACGCCCACCCAAGAAGACTTAGTAAAATACGGCAAATTACTCACCGAAGTAGGCAAGCGCACCCAAGCCGTCGGCATCCAAACTGCTTACCACAACCACATGCACCAACTCGGCGAAACACCCGAAGAAGTGGACGTGATTATGCAAACCGTTGATCCCAAGTACGTGAGTTTATTACTGGATATCGGGCATTACCACCAGGGCGGCGGCGATCCGGCCAAAGCCATCCGGCAATATAAAAGTCAATTAAAAGCCTTGCATATAAAAGACGTGCGCGATAAAAACGCCATAGACCCCAAACGTCCTTACCAGTTTGTGGAGTTAGGGCAAGGCAAAGTAAACTTACCGCAGGTTTTTGCGGCTTTAAAAGAAATTAAATTTAACGGCTACGCCATTGTGGAACTCGATGCCGTGCCGGAAAAAGGCCGCACGCCTTTAGAAAGTGGCCAGATCGGGCGCGATTATTTAAAAAATCAATTAAAGTTTAGTATTTGA
- a CDS encoding RagB/SusD family nutrient uptake outer membrane protein — protein MKKILLLIGGLAFMSQACKDILDEQVVSSVTPEYYQTTTGFEDAVKASYEPLRTWYGTQRGFTLTVFGTDTYTKGADGDYKFVNDYTPNLNSQVDYIRDLWNDFYRAINTTNTVIDRAPNITLDETLKGIRVGEAKFLRAHYYFVLVQTYGPIHISLKETTQVQTTASRSSVKDVYDVIVADLESAIAVLPAKQNDYGRVTKPAAEHLLAKVLLTRASIPEAAKPDDNQRAADLAKSVINNYDFSLLPTFAAVFDQGNQQHSEVVWSVQYTQDLITNGGGNSGHLYFLMEYDAGHKGTMRDIANGRPFKRFKPTQYTLDLFDRTKDSRYNGSFKQVFYANNPATLAPGMKLGDTAIWVAPTDISAEYKASKNYRIIDRAEVFSSGNYRYFPSLSKFLDPLRPSVQHEPGSRDFMVARLAETYLIAAEALYKVGNIDEAVQHINAIRRRAAIPGKEAEMEITLDQLNMDFILDERARELLGEMDRWFDLVRTGTLVDRVKKYNPDGGPNIQPYHVLRPIPSDQIDRTEGGVASFPQNTGY, from the coding sequence ATGAAGAAGATATTATTATTAATAGGTGGTCTGGCATTTATGAGCCAGGCTTGTAAAGATATCCTGGACGAACAAGTAGTATCTAGTGTTACCCCGGAATATTACCAAACTACTACCGGTTTTGAGGATGCAGTAAAAGCCTCGTACGAGCCTTTGCGTACCTGGTACGGCACCCAGCGCGGCTTTACCCTTACCGTTTTCGGTACCGATACTTATACCAAAGGAGCTGACGGTGATTACAAGTTTGTGAACGATTATACGCCCAACTTAAACTCGCAGGTAGATTATATACGGGATCTCTGGAATGATTTTTACCGGGCCATTAACACCACCAATACCGTAATCGATCGGGCGCCAAATATTACCTTAGACGAAACTTTAAAAGGCATCCGGGTAGGAGAAGCTAAATTCTTGCGGGCGCATTATTACTTTGTGCTGGTGCAAACCTACGGTCCTATTCACATATCACTCAAAGAAACTACCCAGGTGCAAACCACCGCCAGCCGCTCGTCGGTGAAAGATGTGTACGATGTAATTGTGGCAGACCTGGAAAGTGCCATTGCGGTATTGCCGGCGAAGCAAAACGATTACGGCCGCGTTACCAAACCCGCCGCCGAACACTTACTGGCGAAAGTGCTCTTAACCCGGGCCAGCATACCAGAAGCAGCTAAACCCGACGATAACCAACGGGCTGCCGATTTAGCCAAAAGTGTTATTAACAATTACGATTTTTCTTTGCTGCCTACGTTTGCTGCCGTATTCGACCAAGGCAACCAGCAGCACTCCGAGGTGGTATGGTCCGTGCAATACACCCAGGATTTAATTACCAACGGAGGCGGTAACAGCGGTCACCTTTACTTTTTAATGGAATACGATGCAGGCCATAAAGGAACCATGCGCGATATTGCCAATGGCCGTCCGTTTAAACGGTTTAAACCTACGCAGTACACCCTCGATTTATTCGACCGTACCAAAGATTCGCGCTATAATGGCTCGTTTAAGCAAGTGTTTTATGCCAATAACCCAGCTACTTTAGCTCCCGGCATGAAATTAGGCGATACCGCCATTTGGGTAGCTCCCACAGATATATCCGCCGAATACAAAGCCTCAAAAAATTACCGGATTATTGACCGGGCCGAAGTTTTCTCTTCGGGCAATTACCGGTACTTTCCTTCTTTAAGTAAATTTTTAGATCCGCTGCGGCCATCGGTACAGCATGAGCCCGGTTCCCGCGACTTTATGGTGGCCCGCTTAGCCGAAACCTATCTGATTGCCGCCGAAGCTTTATACAAAGTGGGTAACATCGACGAAGCTGTGCAACACATCAACGCCATCCGCCGTCGGGCTGCTATCCCGGGCAAAGAAGCAGAAATGGAAATAACGCTGGACCAGTTAAACATGGACTTTATTCTGGATGAGCGGGCCCGCGAGTTATTAGGCGAAATGGACCGTTGGTTTGACCTGGTAAGAACCGGTACTTTAGTAGACCGCGTTAAAAAGTATAATCCGGATGGCGGCCCCAATATTCAGCCGTACCACGTATTACGCCCCATCCCAAGCGACCAAATTGACCGGACCGAAGGCGGTGTGGCATCTTTCCCGCAAAACACGGGTTACTAA